The DNA sequence CGGCGATCGAAGACGACGCGGAGGAACCGCATGACCGAGTTTCGCCCCACGGCAACTTCGTACCGACAAGGGGCCCGAACGCTTCCGGGGCGGTTCTACACGTCGGCGGCGATCCTGGCCGAGGAGAGGGAGCGGATTTTCGCCCGCGAATGGAGCTGCGTAGGGCGCGCTTCGCGGCTCGAACGGCCCGGCGACTACTTTCTTTGCGACATCGCCGAGGAGTCGATCATCGTCGTCCGCGACGCGCAGAGGTCGCTCCGCGCGTTCTTCAACGTCTGCCGCCACCGAGGGACCCGAATCTGCCGCGAGGAATTGGGCCATCTCACAGGGACGATTCAGTGTCCCTACCACGCGTGGACGTATGCCCTCGACGGGAGCCTGGTGGGCGCGCCGGGAATGCAGGAGGTCGAAGGGTTCGACAAGGGAGCCTATCCGCTTCACGCCGCGGCCCTCGCGGAATGGGAAGGGTTCCTGTTCGTGAACATCGCGAGGGACCCGAAGCCGTTCGGCGACGTTTGGAAGGCGATGCGCGGGAGGTTCGACCGGTACGGCCTGGCCGGGCTCCAGAGGGGGCACCGTGTGGTCTATGACGTCGGTGCCAATTGGAAGCTCGTGTTCCAGAACTACTCCGAGTGTCTCCACTGTCCGACGATCCACCCGAAGCTGGCTTCGGTGCTGCCTTATCAGAGCGGCGCGAACGATCTCACCGAGGGATTGTTCCTCGGCGGGTACATGGAGATCAAGCCACCGAACGTGAGCGCGACCATGAGCGGACGCGCGTGCGGGCGCGTCGTCAGCAACGACATCCCCGAGCAGGACCGGCACCGGGCTTTCTACTATTCCCTGATGCCGAATCTTCTTCTCAGCCTCCACCCGGACTACGTCAACTACTACCTGCTCACGCCGGTGGATCCCCGGAGAACGCGCGTCGAATCCGAGTGGCTCTTCCACCCCGAGACGCTCGCCGACCCGGCGAACAACATCCAAGACGCGATCGACTTCTGGGACCTCACCAACCGTCAGGACTGGGATATCGTCGAGCGGAGCCAGCTCGGCATCGCGTCCCGCCGATATGAGCCGGGACCCTATTCGCCGCGCGAGAGCGTTCCCGCTGCATGGGACCGTGAGTACCTCCGTCTCATGGGACGCGGTTAGGATGGAACCGATCAAGGGGCTGCATCACGTCACCGCTTTGGCCGGTGAGCCGCAAGCCAACGTGGACTTCTATGTCTCCGTGCTCGGGCTCAACCTGGTAAAGCGGACCGTCAACTTCGACGACCCGGGAACCTACCACCTCTACTATGGAGACGACGTGGGGCACCCGGGGACGATCCTCACCTTCTTCCCATGGCCCGGTGCTCCCCAGGGTCGCCGCGGCACCGGGCAGGCCACCGGAACAGCGTTTGCCGTTCCGCCGGGGAGCCTCGACTGGTGGACGGACCGCCTCGCGCGGCACTCCATCGATTTCGATTCCGTGGAGGAGCGGTTTGGAGAGCGAGTCTTGCCGTTCTACGACCCGGAAGGTCTCAGGCTCGAGCTGGTGGAGCAGGAGGGAGCCAAGGATTGGACGTACTGGCATGAGGGTACGGTGCCGTCCGGCCGCGCCATCCGAGGGTTTCACGGCGTCACCCTCACGGTCGCTGGATTCGAGCGCACCGCGGAGCTCTTGGCCACGATGGGATTTCAAGCCGGCGGGAAGGAGGGGAATCGGTTTCGCTACGTCAGCGGGCTTCGAGAGCGAGGAGCCGCCATCGACCTTGTGTGCGCGCCCGAGATGCAACGCGGGCTCGTGGCGGTGGGGACCGTGCATCACATCGCGTTCCGAAGCGTCTCGGACGAGGATCAGCTCGGATGGCGCCGGAGGATCGCCAAGACGGGACTCGATGTCACCCCGGTCGTGGACAGACAGTATTTCCACTCGATCTATTTCCGGGATCCGGGGGGCGTGCTCTTTGAAATCGCGACGGACCCGCCGGGGTTCACGCTCGACGAGGAAGCGGGGCGTCTTGGCTCGACGCTGAAGCTTCCCCCCTGGCTCGAGCCGCTGCGCAGGCGCATCGAGGACATGCTGCCTTCCATTCGCGTTCCCCAACCCACGAGAACATGACCCCCCGCATGCGCATCGTTTCGCTCCTGCCGAGCGCGACCGAGATCGTCGCGATCCTCGGCCTTCAGGACGAGCTGGTCGGCGTGACGCACGAGTGCGACTATCCGCCGGGCGTGGAACGTCTGCCGAAGGTCACGCGAACCCTCATCCCGGCGGATGCGCCCAGCGCCGAGATCGACCGGCTGGTGCGCGAGCGACTCCGTTCGGCCCGGGCCCTCTACACGTTGGACCTTCCGGTGCTCGAGGAGCTGCGGCCCGATCTCATCGTCACGCAGGCTCTCTGCGACGTCTGCGCCGTAGCCGAGGAGGAGGTCCGCGCGGCCGCGTGCGGGCTCCCGGGGAATCCGAGGGTCCTCAACCTCGAGCCGATGTCGCTGTCCCAGGTGCTGGACTCGATCCGCGAGGTGGGAACCGCGGCCGGAATCGATCGCCGAGCGGAATCCGTCTTGGACGACCTTACCGCCCGCATCCAGGCGGTCTCCGCGCGTACCGCCCGGCTTGTGCGGCGGCCGCGGGTCGCCTTCCTCGAATGGCTCGACCCGCCCTTCTCGAGCGGACACTGGACACCGGAGCTCGTCAGGCTCGCCGGAGGCATTGATGTCGTGGGGCGGGAAGGAGAGCCCTCACGCACGCTGGGGTGGGCGGAGATCGTAGACCGGCAGCCGGAGGTGGTATTCATCGCCTGTTGCGGGTTCAGCGTGGAGCGAACGCTCGTCGATCTCCCCCTGCTCCGGTCTGTCGAAGGGTGGGAGGATCTGCCGGCCGTTCGCTCCGGTCGCGTGTACGTAACGAGCGGCTCCCACTACTTCAGCCGCCCAGGACCGCGACTCGTGGACAGCCTGGAGATTCTTGCGAATGCACTGCACCCCGAGGCGCACGGGCTTCCCGCGGGATTGCCGCCGGCCCAGCGCGTGGGTGGCTCGAAGCCTGATCCCGCACGCCTGACCGGCGCACGCCCGTCCTAGGACGGCTGCCGCATGACGCCGTCAGCCGGGCCGGCCGCGTCGTCGCCAGACCCAGGCATGAAACCGAATCCCACCTCCGGGCGGTGGCAGACGCTCGCGGCCGTCTTGATTGTCGCCGCCGCCGCGTTCGTTACGTTCTCACGTACCCTCGGTCACGAGTTCGTGAACTGGGACGACGATGTCTATGTCTATGACAATCCGGTCGTCCGTTCCCTCTCGCCTCAACGTATCGGGTGGCTCTTCTCCCATTTCTACTACTACGCCTACATTCCCGTCACGATGCTCAGTCACGCGATCGACATCGCCGTGTGGGGGATGAATCCGCTGGGACATCATCTGACGAACGTGCTCCTGCACAGCGGCAACGCAGCATGGGTATTGATCCTCGGTTGCTCGCTTCTTCGAATCGCGCCGGGATTCCCCCGCGCCGCCGGGAATCGTTCCGCGATCGTGATGGGCATGTCCTTTGCGGCCGTCCTCTTCGCGGTTCATCCTCTGAGAGCCGAATCGGTGTCCTGGGTGTCCGATCGAAAAGATCTCCTCTGCGCCTTCTTCTTCCTGCCCGGCGTTCTCGCGTATGTCCACTATTCGTCCGCAAGGGGAACGGCGGGCGGCAGGCGCTGGTACCTGGCGTCGTTTTCTCTGTTCTTGCTCGCCGTCCTTTCCAAGCCGATCGCCGTCACGTTTCCCGTGGTCCTCCTGCTACTGGATTGGCTCCTGCCCGGCGGGGAGCCTCGGATGAGAGCTCAAAGTCTCGTTCGAGAAAAGGTTCCCTTCCTTCTCACTTCGCTGCTCCTCACCATCCTCTCCTTCGCGATGTCTCCGGACGGGAAGAGGGCCTACGCCGTCGCGCATTTCAGCGCGTTCGAATCATTCCTGTTTCCGTTCTATTCGCTTTCGTTCTCTCTCTACAAGACGCTCCTTCCCCTTCACCTGTCTCCGATCTATTCGAGGGTCGGGCTTGGGCCGATGCTCGCCGGGCTGGCCGTCGTCGCCACGATAACCGGAGCATGTGTCTTCTATTCGAGGCGTCGGCGGAAAGGGATGTTGCTCGCCTGGCTGACTTATCTTCTTGTCCTGGTCCCCAACGTCGCCGGGCTGTCGTCCGGAATGCAACCGGTCGCCGACCGGTACTCGTACCTTTCGACGATCAGTATTTTCGTCCTTCTGGGGGCCGCCCTAACGTCGGGATGGGAACGGGGTGGGGGCCGCCGCCTGGCGGCTTCAGCGGCTTGCGTCGCGCTGGTCATGCTCCTTGCCGGCCTGACCGCTTCCCAGGCGGATCGCTGGAAATCATCCGCATCGCTGTGGGAATACGTGGTTGCATCGTCTCCCCCCAAGCCCGACTACACCGAAGCCTATCTCAACCTCGGCGCCGCCTACGCCCACCAGCAGCGACCGGTGCTGGCCCGCCAGATCTTCGAGAGGGCGGTGGACATGGACTCGGCGAATGCCGAGGCTTCGTA is a window from the Candidatus Eisenbacteria bacterium genome containing:
- a CDS encoding aromatic ring-hydroxylating dioxygenase subunit alpha, whose product is MTEFRPTATSYRQGARTLPGRFYTSAAILAEERERIFAREWSCVGRASRLERPGDYFLCDIAEESIIVVRDAQRSLRAFFNVCRHRGTRICREELGHLTGTIQCPYHAWTYALDGSLVGAPGMQEVEGFDKGAYPLHAAALAEWEGFLFVNIARDPKPFGDVWKAMRGRFDRYGLAGLQRGHRVVYDVGANWKLVFQNYSECLHCPTIHPKLASVLPYQSGANDLTEGLFLGGYMEIKPPNVSATMSGRACGRVVSNDIPEQDRHRAFYYSLMPNLLLSLHPDYVNYYLLTPVDPRRTRVESEWLFHPETLADPANNIQDAIDFWDLTNRQDWDIVERSQLGIASRRYEPGPYSPRESVPAAWDREYLRLMGRG
- a CDS encoding ring-cleaving dioxygenase → MEPIKGLHHVTALAGEPQANVDFYVSVLGLNLVKRTVNFDDPGTYHLYYGDDVGHPGTILTFFPWPGAPQGRRGTGQATGTAFAVPPGSLDWWTDRLARHSIDFDSVEERFGERVLPFYDPEGLRLELVEQEGAKDWTYWHEGTVPSGRAIRGFHGVTLTVAGFERTAELLATMGFQAGGKEGNRFRYVSGLRERGAAIDLVCAPEMQRGLVAVGTVHHIAFRSVSDEDQLGWRRRIAKTGLDVTPVVDRQYFHSIYFRDPGGVLFEIATDPPGFTLDEEAGRLGSTLKLPPWLEPLRRRIEDMLPSIRVPQPTRT
- a CDS encoding cobalamin-binding protein, translated to MRIVSLLPSATEIVAILGLQDELVGVTHECDYPPGVERLPKVTRTLIPADAPSAEIDRLVRERLRSARALYTLDLPVLEELRPDLIVTQALCDVCAVAEEEVRAAACGLPGNPRVLNLEPMSLSQVLDSIREVGTAAGIDRRAESVLDDLTARIQAVSARTARLVRRPRVAFLEWLDPPFSSGHWTPELVRLAGGIDVVGREGEPSRTLGWAEIVDRQPEVVFIACCGFSVERTLVDLPLLRSVEGWEDLPAVRSGRVYVTSGSHYFSRPGPRLVDSLEILANALHPEAHGLPAGLPPAQRVGGSKPDPARLTGARPS
- a CDS encoding tetratricopeptide repeat protein codes for the protein MTPSAGPAASSPDPGMKPNPTSGRWQTLAAVLIVAAAAFVTFSRTLGHEFVNWDDDVYVYDNPVVRSLSPQRIGWLFSHFYYYAYIPVTMLSHAIDIAVWGMNPLGHHLTNVLLHSGNAAWVLILGCSLLRIAPGFPRAAGNRSAIVMGMSFAAVLFAVHPLRAESVSWVSDRKDLLCAFFFLPGVLAYVHYSSARGTAGGRRWYLASFSLFLLAVLSKPIAVTFPVVLLLLDWLLPGGEPRMRAQSLVREKVPFLLTSLLLTILSFAMSPDGKRAYAVAHFSAFESFLFPFYSLSFSLYKTLLPLHLSPIYSRVGLGPMLAGLAVVATITGACVFYSRRRRKGMLLAWLTYLLVLVPNVAGLSSGMQPVADRYSYLSTISIFVLLGAALTSGWERGGGRRLAASAACVALVMLLAGLTASQADRWKSSASLWEYVVASSPPKPDYTEAYLNLGAAYAHQQRPVLARQIFERAVDMDSANAEASYNLGIISYAQGDRQKAVACFRRATEADSLHARAFYNLAIVSDQLGMNEQAMAAMIRAARLGYKDAQDALTSRGVSW